Genomic window (Vigna radiata var. radiata cultivar VC1973A chromosome 1, Vradiata_ver6, whole genome shotgun sequence):
tttattagatttcgaaatttgatgataaatgttgtttaaactatgtttctttcttcttgcaCCTCCCATTTTTTCCTTCTGCATCTCATACATTTCAATATCTCCATTTTATTCTTGCAAATTTTTTAatctctcctttttctttttgcacttCAATCCTCACCTTCTTGGGGTTGGCTTTGAGATACCCTTTGTCCATACATTTTGAAATGCAATTTGGAATAGTTATTTCGAAAAGTATTTATACATTCTAAGATATATTTCAGaacagttattttaaaatataaaattttttaacttactcaaaaataaaaataaaacttattgaACACCAGTAAATTTTAACtcactcaaaaaaaaaataaaaatagagttatTCGTACTTAAATCCTTCatcaaaatttcacaaattccACTTCAAGTGCATATAACAGTAACAGAAATCTTGAATTgcaatcacataaaaaaaaccattaaTACAATCCAAAACCACTCGTTTATTCATAGCTAAATTTAggacaaaattaattttcattacctggagttgaataagaaaataaaaggtttaataacCAATTTTGTCTCAagtttcgttgacaaatctcaatttagtccctccttttaaaagtgtttgaaatgggtcctcactttcaaaattttgaatcaatttagtcccttttgTTAAACAGAAACAAATGGTCTTAAGGGTTTAATGATTTAGCGTAAGAGATATTATCTTCTTATCTTCTGCCAAATCATCAAGCCCTTAACgttgtttgtttctgtttgaCCGAAAAGACTAATTTGACACAAAATAAAGACCTatttcaatcacttttaaaacgagagactaaattgaaatttgtcaaCCAAACTGAGgacaaaattggctattaagtcaaaataaaataaaacaccaaAACTCCTTACACAATCTCAAGAATCCTAAAAATTGACCTTTTCTACCTATGCTAACACCTCTCATAACTTCACTCTATGCTATCGTTACATTCAACAATTTATggcatttaaataaaaagtattccTCCAAAAGTACTATATTGCATCTTAGCatacaatttcaaaatcaaaacaattcaatttcAATGATAAAACATCTTTTGCTCAAATATTTGCTTGTTCTAATAAGATGAAACTATGAACATACAGTTAATTGAACTATGCACtttgtcaaaatttaaaatttatactccAATTAGATTTTTATCCCAAACTTACAACTAAATTggaataaaaagttaataacttCTCTTATTTAATAAGGGTTCATTTTATAAGTTATTGTTAAAACATTCCAAGTGATAGGATTCACTTTATTACTTTAAAGcattacattattaataaaataataaactaaacacataagtatataaaatgtatttacaaATCCTGTGTGAGAAGAACAAAAGCTTAAACTTTTGAAAGATAAATAACACTTCATCACTTAGgaagatatatataatacaaatttatataattaagtgataattattctctcttgaaaacTATTAGTCCTATTGCTTTACAACTCTCTCTCTCatatgcattattatttgtTCATGTATAACATACTATCATTATATACagataaacaataataaaacaaataataagaCAAGCtagtataattataataattcttaTTACTCAAATTAATGGTATAATCAAGttcttttcctttaaattaatcattaatatcatACAAGTTTCAATCAAAGGATATCCAAAATAAGTCATACAATATTGGCATTTGACTATACTTCCGAAAGGTATATGTATTGAGTAGACCCAGAAATCTTACACCTCTCATCTCCTACATTTGTCTTACAATAACTATAACTATATAATAGAGGGTCGGGAATCCTCCCTTCCATAGAGCATAACAaggtaaattatatattttctagtTTGATCAACCACCAAAATTGTCAATATAGAACTTTCTTCAACTCTCATAACTAGACATCATCCTCTACATGAGTGAGATTCAAGTAAAGCTAGGACAATAATCTCTTTACATGATCAATGAATCAATAAACTATAACACATTATCAATGTAGTATTTTCTCCTTGAAAATTTCTGCATTATCCTCATCCATACAATCAAACTAACAATATTCTCAACACATTTCCATTACATACGGTTCATACAATACATTTAgctttttaatgataaattaaacttgatttaaaacatttcatactcaaatatgtttttcaaaaacaaaataaatgttatactTGAAAATCCCTTTTCTCAATGACCGACACCGTGGTTCGCTCAGTAGGTGGGTACTAGAAGAAATTCCTCAAAAATTCATTCAACAAGCATATCTCTCCAAATTTCTCTAAAGGAGTCTTGTCTCGTCTGATGAGAGAACACACCCTTACTTCTTTGACTTTTCTAAAACACTTCTTACTCAGTGAGTAGATTACTCACTCATTTAGTGAGGCTCCATTGCCTTTCTAAGTTGGTAAAATATGCACTTGTTCAACGAGTGAAACACCGACTTAACAAGTTTGCGTAATTTAGACCTGCACCAAAAATACCAGATCTATGATTTGGTCCATGTAGCCCTCTGGGCacgattttttttcttagaaagaCATCAACCAAGTTGCAAAATGTCATTTAACCAAATCAGTAAACTTATATCTCTACAAGATCTCTCAAGCCAATCACATAAAAATCTACATAAAGGAGTTTTAACCATCTATAACATACAATTAGCATTTCACTAGGCACAATCAATCAATTATAAACATCACAATAATGTCTCATAACCATTAAGTTAAACTCACATATTCATCTCACATTTCAATTGATAGTTGGAATTGTATAAAAACACAAGCTTTCCTTACCTGGATAGACCCTCATAAAGTCCAAAAGGTTATGTACAAGCTTAAATCTCACAAACTCCACAAACTTTATCTCACACATGTTACTCTACTTGAACATACAAAACTGTAATCAACATTCATAACATACTATAACGATCCTATTCGAACAGAATTTATTATGAGTCTTTTAACATCACATATACAAACATTTTAACCTCTTCATGAAAAGAGATTTCTTAAAAGACTACAGGGAAGAGTAAAAGATAAACTTACTCTATTGAAGATTCTGATCGAGTAAAATTGTCGACCTCGATGCAGGAATTGTATGCATACACCGATCTTTATGCTGACAAAGaaagtgtttaaaaaaatttgagagaaaataataattcctacaaaatgaaattaaaactattctatttataatctaactttttttttagtaacGAATAAttgagtattattttttaagactactaatatttttaagtattttctatGCCCTtacaattgtaaaataaaaaaatattttatagtttagaaaagatacaaaaacacataaaattaaaagatgctCATTTACTCAATAAATATCTCATTGAAACCTTATCgtaagataatataattaatattagaaaaggataaaaaaaactaagaagaaattaagagaaaaaaaattaaaaagacaatttcatacaaaaatttctaaaaaataattatccgtagttatctaaaaaaaagttgtaataatTAGTTAGTTTGTTCCTGTTCTTTAAAGTGTGTATTAGTAAgttgactcttttttttttcttttatcagcTCTACGTAAATATCTCGTTCTTTATATAAACGTAAATcaataagaattttattttcattgcacATCTCttatcttttcctttatttccttGCTCGTAATATTAATATCGGTTAATTGTTTCATTCCAAAAGCAATGTGATTTTGCATAAGAAATCAACACAATTATATTCAAGAGAGTTAATACATCATGCTCGGAACTTTGATAgtaaatagttaatattttaatagactcaatataaaaaaaaaattcctttatatattttttaatcatatttatggATAGAGTTAGAATCTCACAAATTGAGAGTTATGttacttttactttatatatataataatttaattacaacaatttcattttaaattttttaatttaaattaaaaatttatttcgtattacttttaaataacataattcaaaatttgcaatattttaaattataatatattttccttcaatttaattaatcaatttcaatattttacgtataaaatttaaaagaaaaaaaaaacacataccAACTTATTCCCTTCCACTTTTGAGTGTCCCATCCACACTATCCAAACCATTTTCTCACGtcatatagaatttaaaataattaattattgtttaaaataattaaaataaatcatagaAGTCAACGGTTGTACAATGTACTACATTTTGTTAATGTTCGCATAATGCTATCTAAactttttttgtataatatttagTTACGATTAAGGTTGAAAAACATATCCTAGGTGAGATATACAAGTGTTCTAGTTTTGTAAATGAtctacatataatataatagtcaACTCAAGAATATTCGATATTCGTTGATTAATTTTTGCTCAAAtacctttttaaaaataaggaataaaaataaagttgtcaGTAAAATATATCGATGATTGgaaattctttatattttaatttaatatatttatattgtattaaggcttataaaattaaacatgttctaaaataaattaatttagttttaatttacatttgtcttacttgaatttatttgtcaacaaaattaattctatttgtactgatattttataatataattttaaggtCAACTTttcataaaaaggaaaaaaagttcaattttcctattttaatattcaatattttttttctctaaaattattatcataaatgCAAGCCGAAATAGTACTAACCTCTTACATTTTCGGCTCCCTATAATAGCTTAAGTTATTAGACTTCTACACAGTGACTTAAACCTAGaataaaaatatcacttttcataaaaaggaaaaaaagttcaattttcctattttaatattcaatatttattttttttagtttttttaatgtcATAAATGATATTAcgtaaatattgttttataaataatttgtaatagttttttttttactttaagtatttttatgGTTTAATATCTTAGTAAATTcctatttttacataaaaaaggTGGTCTGAAACGTAGAGTTCGTGGGTGAAAAAGGTGGTTTTTgtactatataaatatatattataaatatatttatattgtgtttGGAATCGAATCGTTTTGACGgtgattattttctttcacaCAAATCCTAATAATACGaagtctcaattttttttttcaatctcatTTGCATTTCTGAATTGCAGGAGACTGTacttaaatttttagattttgttcACTTTACCCTTTTCTAAATCTGAATCCATTcgaaatttttaatacaaaatttgtttttaatgcCACGTCAGATACACTGTCCATACCACGTAATCCAAACTTAAACGGTCTGTCCAGTTTAATCACAGGCCTCTAATTACTTCAAttttacacacaaaaaaaaaattcaattgagATACACAAAAAAGAATCTACTTGAGATTCATGCCGAAAATAGAGACATACCAACacattaaacctatttttatctttacaGTACTTATTAAATTAGTGTTGTGTTATAAGATAAGatgattaatgttttattatcctttttaaaaaaatgtaggttttgttataatttacgatgtataaattaacttaataaaagcatatttacatgtgttcattttttaaaattttacatttatttactactttaaataaataattttatcatggATTTATCTTAACTTGTGAGAATGTAAATTGGGATCATATATACGTTTAGTTTAGTAATTagtttcacaattttttttaattaatttgatctCATAAAGTTGACTTAAATATAGAGTTGCCAACCCTTCTACTTTTTCGCCACTAGAGTCGTCCCAACGCCATTGTCATCACATGAACTTGCAAATTCATTACTTTACGTTTAAGTTAATTACATttgactttttaattttaattaattttgattaagcTGTTTTGCCGCCACATTCAATCACATTTCTTAGAAAATGACTCAGTTCAGTCTCTTTTAGTATATCACACCCGACtgacttatattttattgtataaaagTTAAAGTAGGATTagtaatttagattttatttttaggtctttataattttttaaataaaattaatttgatctcATTTTGCTAACAATGTTAGATTGGTTTAATGATAAACATAACATACTCGAAACTTTGAACataatcttaaaattattaaacatagtCAAACCAAATAATACAATGTCACCTTTATAACACTATCAAAAAATCCTAGAAACCAAACAATTTTAGGAACTTCAAACCAATCCTAAAAAGATGGATTCTCAAAACTTGCGAgaaatttcctttatttttttttctaaaatataatttaaataaaaatattaaataaatatttttaaaaattaataacttatttaattaatctcaTAAATTTGTAAGAAATGTTAACCATAGAATgtgtgttaaaaaaatatgtacttgagactctctttatatataattatgtaaagagacacattattttaaaaaataatcatatagtTTTATGGTTTATGCATTTGACTATAATTTAATggtttatattatcaatttttataatttttattcaattggtttccaaaacaaataaacatataCTTAATCCTTTGTTACGTCCtggattttagttttcttttatttttcatttgattcaTTATCTAGTAAGTTCACACTTTGGATacaaactaaatatttttttattaaaaatatagaactTTTTTCAATAAAGAAGTGCTCCTAAATTTTTACAAATCTTTCTAATTGTGCATGAAGAAAACATATTCTATACCaccttataaattattattgtaaatttagAAAGCtacatttttataaagtttatcATCTATATCATTAATAAAgaagattttcttcttttaccgtacacaactttttctttaaattttactttttaaataacctttatttattttaatttaaaataagtattttattatttttatattttaagtaattatttatttaaacttgattattctttaaactaaaataatttttttattatatatatatatatatatatatatatatatatatatatatatattatataataaattcctctattataattaatatttaaaacataatttataagtgttggtatttgaattataatatagttaaatatttccatattcaaataatataatataacaagttagatctttcaattttttaaattattttttattttagtttttaatttttaatttatttacataaatttgCTAATTGTATTAATTACACTATCTTTTGTTACGTAAATTTGATGAGatataagagataaataaaaacaaattgataaaattatactGTATGATCATTTGATTAGTCATAAACTCGACAGTTCACTTATGTCAATTTATCAAATAACGAGTTTGGTCAAACTAATAGAAACAAGTCGACAAGTTTTGAATCAAACtgattcatataaaatattctaaaaaattaatcttaaaactgataaacttaaaaataaaatataattagatatatttaaactgtaattatattaatattaatcaaaagtttttttcaaaatgtataaatagaaattaaaaataaatagataaattatatgCATTTATTATTGCCGAATAAGTTTCcaaatattaatcaataaatacAGCTAAATAACTTGCAAATCACACTATTGgaaagtttaatatataaagtGTGGAAGTttaagttattaattatttatcacaTGGCTTTGGATGTGAAATTATCTccaaaaaaataatctattagTGTTGAGTGATTTTCATGAAAACGTATCGAAGAATTAATCTACAAAAAGCAATGCACACAATTTACTCGTTTGACCCATATAAAGTACGTAATAAAAGGTTTAGGGAGAAAGAGTTAGTATTACGTCTTTCATTGATATTTATGAAGaatttaagtaattaatttttttagtcaaCTTCCAACAaccataataaaatttaaatctcgacgtgttaaagttaaatatttgtatgtaaaagaaatattattactGAGATGGTCTTACTATTATTGTCTATAAAAAAAAGCTATCATagttttcatacttaaattacataatttttcatatttaaataaaaacacacagcaaaagaatattatattCAGTTGATCATATTTAAGGGAATCTGTGAATCTCTGAGCTTTGGACAACAGAAAAGTTATTatctatattattaataaagaagatttttcttcttttactgtacacaactttttctttaaattttattttttaaatgacttctattttaagttaaaatgattattttaattatttttatgttttaagtaattatttatttaaatgtattttaagtaatatatatacatttccTTTGGCAACGTGAACACTCTCATAGCATATAtagagggaagaaaagaaagaaggaagtaAAAGGTGTTCATATGAAGTCAAAGAATGCATCTTTGGCACCCCCAATTCAGGAAACAACAATGGAGGCAAGCGTCGGCGCCGCCGTGGAAAAAGCTGCCGGCGACGGCATGAAGGCATGGGATGGTGGTAGCAACATTTTGGTGAGAAGGGTGATGTATGTGGCCATGATCCTTGGTGGAGTTGGAGTGTTATGGATGTCGTTTTATCACTTTGGTTCTCCCTTGGAATGCCCCACCTTCTCACGCTACTCCATGGATGAATCATCAAAGGTCAGTATCTCTTTCTCACCATCTTTGAGTCAACATGGTGGTCAAAATTCAAGAGAATCAAAATAGTTTTTTCTGATGCTATTTTCTTACCAAGTGTTTGATGTTTGTCTTGGCTTTATGCATCAGGGTGATAATGATCAAAGGCTAGAGAGTGTTCTTAGAAGGGCAAGTATGAAGGATAAGACAGTGATACTTACCACTTTGAATGATGCATGGGCAGCGCCAGGTTCCATATTTGACCTCTTTCTTGAGAGTTTTCGTATAGGAAATCAGACAGAATATCTTTTAAACCACTTAGTGGTAATAACTTACGAACAAAAGACACAAGATCGTTGCCTTGCTGTGCACAAGTATTGTCACAACCTCATGTCTAAAGGTGACAATTTCACTGGTGAACAACGTTACATGACCCCAAACTACCTACACATGATGTGGAAAAGGCTTGAATTCCTTAGTTCTATTCTTGATATGGGATATAGCTTTGTCTTCACGGTATGTACATATATGTTTCTTTTGCAAAAAATGCTTaacattgttttttaaaatgtaactcaaccctacaaaactattttataaggtgaggtataaacatctcgtgcgtgatagtagaaatagATGGTCCGATAGTGACCCTGTGTGATAGTAGAAATAGGTGGTCCAGTAGTGGTCCGACATCAGGTGGAAAGTGGTTTTTGAATTTCTAGTCGATATGAGAATTCTAATATATCCTTTTCATGCCGAGTTATAGACATCTtatgcgtgatagtagaaattggatggTCTGATAGCGGCCCCAAAACAGATGGAATAGAaatatccaagaaaaaaaatatcattaggatagactctaatcatagttctgataccatattagaaaaaaggtttttaagtctaattcaatcccaTAAAATCGACTTAAGTTTCCatctcaattatatattataaatttgcaTATTATTTGTTGGAGTGGAACTTCCAACAATCTTTACATTCACTCAACCAAATAACGAAAGAAGGATATGTCATGAAAACGTTAGGAAAAGTTTTCATTAACATCTGTGAAGTAAAtggtttgttttttgttttcttttgcaggATTGTGATATAATGTGGCTTAGAGATCCCTTCAAACAATTTTTCAAGGATGCAGATTTCCAAATAGCTTGTGATGCTTTCAACGGGAATTCCTCTGACATAGACAACCCTCCGAATGCAGGGTTTAAATATGCGAAATCTAATTATCGAACAATTTGGTTCTACAAGTTCTGGATAAACTCCAGGAGTACATACCCAAAATTGAATGAGCAAGATGTGCTGAACAGGATCAAAGGGCAGCCTTCAATTTCTGACATGAAGCTGAAGATGAAGTTCCTTAGCACCAGCTATTTCTCAGGATTTTGTCAGATTAGCAAGGACTTCAACAAGGTCACAACAATGCATGCCAATTGCTGTGTTGGTCTAGACCGCAAAATCAGTGATCTTAAATTGGTGCTAGAAGACTGGAAGAAGTATATGGCGTTGTCTGAATATAATAAAACGGATTCACATCTTTCTTGGAGGGTACCAAAACGTTGCTAATTCTAATTTCTCAGAATTTTACAATTCAATGTATACCAGTTATAtgattcataaatattttttttctcttacaacAATGAATAATATacataactaaaaattaatcaatcaattagttaaaaataataataataataataatgttattattgttatagtAATTATTCTCGAGACATATATGTTCACACTCCATACGTAATTCATAATATCAATAGAATCAAAATTAGCATTAATTGCTGGAACTAATTACATATTAATCATGAAACCATTAGATAAAGTAATGGATTATAATTATTTGCCAAACATAGAAATCTCATTGAAGTGTTCGTAACAATTTGCTTTGCTGTGAGAACATTC
Coding sequences:
- the LOC106768872 gene encoding uncharacterized protein At4g15970, giving the protein MKSKNASLAPPIQETTMEASVGAAVEKAAGDGMKAWDGGSNILVRRVMYVAMILGGVGVLWMSFYHFGSPLECPTFSRYSMDESSKGDNDQRLESVLRRASMKDKTVILTTLNDAWAAPGSIFDLFLESFRIGNQTEYLLNHLVVITYEQKTQDRCLAVHKYCHNLMSKGDNFTGEQRYMTPNYLHMMWKRLEFLSSILDMGYSFVFTDCDIMWLRDPFKQFFKDADFQIACDAFNGNSSDIDNPPNAGFKYAKSNYRTIWFYKFWINSRSTYPKLNEQDVLNRIKGQPSISDMKLKMKFLSTSYFSGFCQISKDFNKVTTMHANCCVGLDRKISDLKLVLEDWKKYMALSEYNKTDSHLSWRVPKRC